A genome region from Ammoniphilus oxalaticus includes the following:
- the atpA gene encoding F0F1 ATP synthase subunit alpha, with amino-acid sequence MSAIRAEEISSLIKQQIENYKSDIQVVDVGTVIQIGDGIARVHGLEKAMAGELLEFSNGVMGMVLNLEEDNVGVIILGPYTGIKEGDQVKRTGRIMEVPVGEQLLGRVVNPLGQPLDGLGPIETTEFRPIESPAPGVMARKSVFEPMQTGLKAIDALVPIGRGQRELIIGDRQTGKTTVAIDAILNQKGQNVICVYVAIGQKQSTVSGVVETLRKNGALEYTIVVSATASDPAPLLYLAPYAGVAMGEHFMYNGGHVLCVYDDLTKQAAAYRELSLLLRRPPGREAYPGDVFYIHSRLLERAAKLSDDLGGGSLTALPFIETQASDVSAYIPTNVISITDGQIFLESDLFYSGVRPAINAGISVSRVGGAAQIRAMRRVAGTLRLDLAQYRELQAFAQFGSDLDAATQARLERGERTVEILKQGVNAPMPVEKQVLSIYALTKGFMDDIAVSDVLRFEKELHAFFDANKTDLLDHIRDSKDLPEEDQLKAAIEEFKQGFVGTAS; translated from the coding sequence GTGAGCGCAATTAGAGCAGAAGAGATTAGTTCTCTGATCAAACAGCAGATCGAGAACTATAAATCTGACATTCAAGTTGTTGATGTAGGAACAGTTATCCAAATTGGTGACGGGATTGCTCGTGTGCACGGTTTGGAAAAGGCGATGGCAGGGGAACTTCTTGAGTTCTCTAACGGTGTAATGGGAATGGTTCTAAACCTTGAGGAAGATAACGTAGGGGTTATTATCCTTGGTCCATATACCGGTATTAAAGAAGGAGATCAGGTAAAGCGCACGGGCCGTATTATGGAAGTTCCTGTCGGCGAGCAGTTGCTTGGTCGCGTTGTTAATCCGCTCGGACAACCGTTAGACGGTTTAGGCCCGATTGAAACGACGGAATTCCGTCCAATCGAGTCTCCTGCTCCAGGCGTAATGGCTCGTAAGTCTGTTTTTGAACCGATGCAAACAGGTTTAAAAGCGATTGATGCATTGGTTCCAATTGGACGTGGTCAGCGTGAGTTGATCATCGGTGACCGTCAAACTGGTAAAACAACGGTAGCGATTGACGCTATCTTGAACCAAAAGGGACAAAATGTAATTTGTGTCTACGTTGCGATCGGACAGAAGCAATCGACTGTATCCGGTGTTGTTGAAACATTACGCAAAAACGGCGCGTTAGAATACACAATCGTTGTGTCCGCTACAGCGTCTGATCCAGCTCCATTGTTATACTTAGCGCCATATGCTGGGGTAGCGATGGGCGAGCACTTTATGTACAACGGCGGACATGTGTTGTGCGTATATGATGACTTAACGAAACAAGCGGCGGCATACCGCGAACTATCCTTGTTACTTCGTCGTCCTCCAGGTCGTGAAGCTTATCCAGGGGACGTTTTCTATATTCACTCTCGTTTACTTGAGCGAGCGGCAAAGTTAAGCGACGACTTAGGTGGCGGATCTTTAACTGCCCTACCGTTCATTGAAACGCAAGCGAGTGACGTATCCGCATATATTCCAACGAACGTAATTTCGATTACGGATGGACAGATTTTCCTTGAGTCCGACTTGTTCTATTCAGGAGTTCGTCCAGCGATTAACGCCGGTATTTCGGTTTCTCGAGTTGGGGGCGCAGCTCAAATTAGAGCGATGAGAAGAGTCGCGGGTACGCTGCGATTGGACCTTGCGCAATATCGAGAGTTGCAAGCGTTCGCCCAGTTCGGTTCTGACCTAGATGCTGCTACACAAGCCCGTTTGGAGCGTGGAGAGCGTACGGTTGAAATTCTGAAACAAGGTGTTAACGCGCCAATGCCGGTTGAAAAGCAAGTGCTTTCTATTTATGCGTTAACGAAAGGTTTCATGGATGATATTGCGGTTAGTGATGTGCTGCGTTTTGAAAAAGAATTGCACGCATTCTTCGATGCGAACAAGACAGATTTGTTGGATCACATCCGAGATTCGAAGGATCTACCTGAAGAAGATCAGTTAAAAGCGGCGATCGAAGAATTTAAGCAAGGTTTTGTTGGCACTGCTTCATAA
- the atpG gene encoding ATP synthase F1 subunit gamma — translation MAAGIREIRRKIRSVTNTRQITRAMEMVAAAKLRRAQERAQSSRPYSEKMQDVIHSIAKATTASHPMLETRPIKKTGYLVISADRGLAGGLTSNLMRKIVATIEERHQNHDEFVLFVAGKKGRDFLSKRGYPILDSVVDIPDSPNFADIQSIANQAVNLFAEEEIDELNLFYSEFQSALSQVPTEIRLLPLAEVEQDTAQESDSSGMVLEYEYEPSPEAVLEVLLPRYAETLIFSALLESKASFQGAQMTAMGSASENASELIDDLTLMFNRSRQAAITQEISEIVAGANA, via the coding sequence ATGGCTGCTGGAATTCGTGAAATAAGACGAAAAATTAGAAGTGTCACCAATACGAGACAGATCACGAGAGCGATGGAAATGGTTGCTGCGGCAAAACTACGCCGCGCCCAAGAGCGCGCCCAATCTTCGCGACCTTATTCGGAGAAAATGCAGGATGTGATTCATAGCATCGCCAAGGCTACAACGGCGAGCCATCCAATGTTGGAAACGCGCCCGATTAAGAAGACAGGCTACTTAGTCATCTCAGCAGACCGCGGTTTGGCGGGCGGGTTGACAAGTAACTTGATGCGTAAAATTGTCGCGACGATTGAAGAACGCCATCAAAATCATGATGAATTCGTATTGTTTGTGGCAGGGAAAAAAGGACGCGACTTTTTGTCGAAACGCGGTTATCCGATCCTCGATTCCGTCGTGGATATTCCAGATTCCCCAAACTTTGCGGATATTCAAAGTATCGCAAACCAAGCCGTTAATCTTTTTGCGGAAGAGGAAATTGATGAGTTGAACCTTTTCTACAGTGAGTTCCAAAGCGCCTTGTCACAAGTGCCAACCGAAATTCGTCTACTTCCTTTAGCGGAAGTAGAGCAGGATACTGCGCAGGAAAGTGACTCATCTGGGATGGTTTTGGAATATGAATATGAGCCTTCTCCAGAGGCGGTATTGGAAGTGTTATTGCCTCGTTACGCAGAAACGTTGATTTTCAGCGCGTTGCTTGAATCGAAGGCGAGTTTCCAAGGGGCGCAAATGACAGCGATGGGCAGCGCGAGTGAAAACGCGAGCGAGTTGATCGACGATCTAACGTTAATGTTCAACCGTTCTCGACAAGCTGCGATTACGCAAGAGATCTCGGAGATCGTTGCGGGCGCCAATGCTTAG
- the atpD gene encoding F0F1 ATP synthase subunit beta, translated as MNKGRIITVMGPVVDIEFERGQLPAIYNAIKIEHKPSSEEEFEINLTCEVALHLGDNLVRTIAMSSTDGLVRGMEAVDLGIPISVPVGEKTLGRVFNVLGDPIDLKEPPEGVETLPIHRPAPSFEEQAPADTILETGIKVIDLLAPYARGGKIGLFGGAGVGKTVLIQELINNIAQEHGGYSIFAGVGERTREGNDLYFEMVESGVIDKTTMVFGQMNEPPGARMRVALSGLTMAEYFRDTEGRDVLLFIDNIFRFTQAGSEVSALLGRMPSAVGYQPTLATEMGMLQERITSTTKGSVTSIQAIYVPADDYTDPAPATTFAHLDATTNLDRGISEMGIYPAVDPLASTSRLLTPEVLGQEHYDVARGVQEVLQRYRELQDIIAILGMDELSDEDRQLVNRARRIQRFLSQPFHVAEIFTSVPGTYVPIAETVRSFKEILEGKHDDLPEGAFLMVGTIEEARAKAEKMMAEAK; from the coding sequence ATGAATAAGGGACGCATCATAACGGTTATGGGTCCGGTTGTTGACATTGAGTTTGAGCGTGGTCAACTGCCAGCGATCTATAACGCGATTAAAATTGAGCATAAACCCTCTTCTGAAGAGGAGTTTGAAATAAACCTTACTTGTGAAGTGGCGCTTCACCTCGGAGATAACCTTGTGCGTACAATTGCGATGTCTTCTACGGATGGACTTGTGCGTGGGATGGAAGCAGTTGACTTAGGTATCCCGATTTCTGTGCCGGTTGGCGAGAAAACGTTGGGTCGCGTGTTTAACGTGTTGGGCGATCCGATTGACTTGAAAGAGCCGCCAGAAGGGGTAGAAACATTGCCGATTCACCGCCCAGCGCCATCTTTTGAAGAACAAGCGCCAGCGGATACGATTTTGGAAACAGGAATTAAAGTTATCGACTTGCTTGCTCCTTATGCTAGAGGAGGAAAAATCGGTCTATTCGGTGGAGCCGGTGTTGGTAAGACGGTACTGATTCAGGAACTAATTAATAACATCGCCCAGGAACACGGTGGATATTCCATCTTTGCCGGTGTTGGAGAGCGTACACGTGAAGGAAATGACCTTTACTTTGAAATGGTTGAGTCCGGTGTAATTGATAAAACGACCATGGTTTTCGGACAGATGAACGAACCCCCAGGAGCGCGGATGCGTGTTGCTCTAAGCGGTTTGACAATGGCAGAATACTTCCGAGACACGGAAGGTCGTGACGTTCTACTGTTCATTGATAACATTTTCCGTTTCACGCAAGCGGGTTCAGAAGTATCCGCTTTGCTTGGACGTATGCCATCAGCGGTTGGTTACCAACCTACATTAGCTACGGAAATGGGGATGTTGCAAGAACGAATTACATCCACAACGAAAGGATCCGTTACATCGATCCAAGCGATCTATGTTCCTGCGGATGACTATACGGATCCAGCTCCAGCAACGACGTTCGCTCACTTGGACGCGACAACAAACTTGGACCGTGGGATTTCTGAGATGGGGATTTATCCAGCGGTGGATCCGCTTGCTTCCACATCCCGATTGTTAACGCCAGAAGTGCTTGGACAAGAACACTATGATGTTGCTCGTGGCGTACAAGAAGTACTACAAAGATACCGTGAATTACAAGATATTATCGCGATTCTTGGAATGGACGAGCTATCCGATGAAGACAGACAACTTGTTAATCGGGCTCGTAGAATCCAACGTTTCTTATCCCAACCGTTCCACGTTGCTGAGATCTTTACGAGTGTTCCTGGTACGTATGTGCCAATTGCGGAAACAGTGCGTAGCTTTAAAGAGATCTTAGAAGGTAAGCATGACGATCTTCCTGAGGGAGCTTTCCTGATGGTTGGAACGATTGAAGAAGCGCGCGCCAAAGCGGAAAAAATGATGGCTGAAGCAAAGTAA
- a CDS encoding F0F1 ATP synthase subunit epsilon: protein MNMINVEIVTPERIVYSGEARAVVASGVEGSIGVLANHVPLVTPLEIAPVQVKKPSGEDLLAVSGGFMEVRKDKVTILATTAELPEDIDVTRAQASKERAERRLQQANRDSLDIKRAQLALQRALIRLQVAAKAVKTN from the coding sequence ATGAATATGATAAATGTTGAAATAGTGACTCCTGAACGGATTGTTTACAGCGGGGAGGCCAGAGCTGTCGTCGCAAGTGGTGTAGAAGGATCGATTGGGGTCTTAGCGAATCACGTTCCATTAGTTACCCCCTTAGAGATTGCGCCTGTTCAGGTGAAAAAACCATCTGGCGAAGATCTGCTGGCAGTAAGCGGCGGGTTCATGGAAGTGCGTAAAGATAAAGTAACGATTCTTGCTACAACCGCCGAACTACCTGAGGATATCGATGTTACGCGAGCCCAGGCTTCGAAAGAACGCGCGGAACGCCGTTTACAACAAGCCAATCGTGATAGCCTAGATATTAAACGAGCGCAACTTGCTTTGCAACGAGCTCTGATTCGCCTGCAAGTGGCGGCGAAAGCGGTCAAAACAAACTAG
- a CDS encoding NADH-quinone oxidoreductase subunit A — protein sequence MADLYSNNYLIVAIFFLLGIILPVGALTFGRFLRPHNPTPEKEATYESGMVPIGGSRVQFHIRYYLYCLLFVVFDVETIFLYPWAVAYRELGLFALVEMLIFITLLGIGLIYAWKKKVLEWE from the coding sequence ATGGCTGATTTATACTCCAATAATTACCTTATAGTCGCCATATTTTTTCTATTAGGAATCATCCTTCCCGTTGGAGCGTTAACTTTTGGACGATTTTTACGTCCACATAACCCAACTCCTGAGAAAGAAGCTACGTATGAGAGTGGGATGGTGCCAATTGGCGGCAGTAGGGTACAGTTTCACATCAGATACTACTTGTATTGCTTACTATTCGTTGTATTTGATGTAGAGACAATCTTTTTATATCCGTGGGCCGTAGCCTATAGAGAGTTAGGACTTTTTGCCCTCGTCGAGATGCTGATTTTCATTACACTACTGGGTATTGGTTTAATCTATGCCTGGAAAAAGAAGGTGTTAGAATGGGAGTAA
- a CDS encoding NuoB/complex I 20 kDa subunit family protein has protein sequence MGVNLNLEDITPEEREELKRNVFVTSLDQLKAWSRSNSIWPLTFGLACCAIEMMATGGAHWDFDRFGVLFRASPRHADCMIVAGTVTKKMAPAVRRLYDQMPEPKYVIAMGVCATAGGPYVNAYSVVKGVDQIVPVDVYIPGCPPNPAALIYGVNKLQEKIRWEAKTGKKVTSQ, from the coding sequence ATGGGAGTAAATCTAAATCTAGAAGATATCACGCCGGAAGAACGAGAAGAACTGAAGCGTAATGTTTTTGTGACGAGCTTAGATCAGCTCAAGGCATGGTCCCGCAGTAACTCAATTTGGCCGCTCACTTTCGGGTTAGCGTGCTGCGCGATTGAGATGATGGCAACAGGTGGAGCCCACTGGGACTTTGACCGATTCGGAGTTCTATTCCGAGCTTCTCCGCGCCACGCTGACTGCATGATCGTTGCAGGAACGGTAACGAAGAAGATGGCTCCAGCTGTGCGTCGTCTTTACGATCAAATGCCTGAGCCAAAATACGTAATCGCAATGGGTGTTTGCGCAACTGCGGGCGGTCCATATGTGAACGCCTATTCGGTTGTAAAAGGCGTAGACCAAATCGTGCCTGTCGATGTGTATATCCCTGGTTGTCCGCCAAATCCAGCAGCGCTTATCTACGGTGTAAATAAATTGCAAGAAAAGATTCGTTGGGAAGCAAAGACTGGAAAGAAGGTGACCAGTCAGTGA
- a CDS encoding NADH-quinone oxidoreductase subunit C, whose protein sequence is MSQDEKKAAAAKAREEAMKKLQAKKEAEATAGAQQAADKPISEMTEEEKKEAKAKAAAEAKAKVTAAAKEKAEDTEQQPTSSGSADDKAKAAAAAKAKAAAAAKAKAAAAAKAKAQAAGDGAADAGDDKSKAAAAAKAKAAAAAKAKAAAAAKAKAAAGGGGAADAGDDKSKAAAAAKAKAVAAAKAKAAAAAKAKGGAAVEDEEPKQPSPNQSTLDKFVKIISERVGEDAIEESYIREESKHMPTIVIKRDKWLEVASLLKEHPELKFDMVQNLLGIDFKEHMESIAYFTSYTHRHSLCIRVKTPDREDTKIASIANLWNSANWHERETYDLLGIEYVGHPDLRRILLTDDWVGHPLRKDYEQFDEEV, encoded by the coding sequence GTGAGCCAAGACGAAAAAAAGGCCGCAGCAGCAAAAGCTCGTGAAGAAGCGATGAAGAAGCTGCAAGCAAAAAAAGAAGCGGAAGCTACTGCGGGCGCGCAACAAGCGGCTGACAAGCCAATCAGTGAAATGACCGAGGAAGAGAAGAAAGAAGCGAAGGCGAAAGCCGCCGCGGAAGCGAAAGCCAAGGTTACCGCCGCCGCGAAAGAGAAGGCGGAAGATACGGAACAGCAGCCGACAAGCAGTGGGTCAGCGGATGATAAAGCGAAGGCTGCCGCAGCAGCCAAAGCCAAGGCCGCTGCTGCTGCGAAAGCCAAAGCCGCCGCTGCTGCTAAGGCGAAAGCTCAAGCAGCGGGTGATGGAGCCGCCGACGCTGGAGATGACAAGTCGAAAGCCGCTGCCGCCGCCAAGGCCAAAGCTGCTGCTGCCGCCAAGGCCAAAGCCGCCGCTGCCGCGAAAGCCAAAGCTGCCGCAGGGGGTGGAGGAGCCGCCGACGCTGGAGATGACAAGTCGAAAGCCGCTGCTGCCGCTAAGGCCAAAGCCGTCGCCGCAGCTAAAGCCAAAGCCGCTGCCGCCGCGAAAGCAAAGGGCGGAGCTGCCGTTGAAGACGAAGAACCGAAACAACCATCTCCAAATCAATCCACGCTTGATAAGTTCGTGAAAATCATTTCCGAGCGAGTTGGTGAGGATGCGATTGAAGAGTCTTACATTCGCGAAGAAAGCAAGCATATGCCGACGATCGTCATCAAACGAGATAAGTGGTTGGAAGTGGCGAGCTTATTAAAAGAACATCCTGAACTTAAGTTTGATATGGTGCAAAATTTACTTGGCATTGACTTTAAAGAGCATATGGAATCCATCGCGTATTTCACTTCCTATACGCACCGTCATTCCTTATGTATTCGGGTGAAAACCCCAGATCGAGAGGATACCAAGATCGCTTCGATAGCAAATCTTTGGAACAGCGCGAACTGGCATGAACGCGAAACGTATGATTTGCTTGGCATCGAATATGTAGGTCATCCAGACTTACGCCGAATTCTTTTGACGGATGACTGGGTGGGGCATCCTCTTCGTAAAGATTATGAGCAATTTGACGAGGAGGTTTGA
- a CDS encoding NADH-quinone oxidoreductase subunit D, which yields MAQLKTEEMILNMGPHHPSTHGVLRLILRLDGEIVRDLEPVIGYLHRGTEKLAEDLNYTQIIPYTDRMDYLAAMLSNYNLVHCVETALGLEIPERAEYIRIIVMELQRIASHLVSWGTYLLDLGATTPFLIAFKDRETILDFFNELSGARLTYNYMRVGGVKWDVPTGWIEKVTEFVQYMKKELDGYHQLATGNEIFLQRTVNVGVYSAEMATDYGLTGVMARCAGVDWDLRRDEPYSIYDRFEFDVPVSNDGDCFSRYMLRLLEIEQSLRILEQALEQFPKEGDILAKVPRVIRPPAGECYTRIESSKGELGTYIYSEGRDKPYRLKFRRPSFCNLQILRDISIGESIANVVAILASTDIVLGEVDA from the coding sequence ATGGCACAATTAAAGACCGAAGAAATGATTCTCAATATGGGGCCGCACCATCCTAGTACACACGGCGTTTTACGCTTGATTTTAAGGCTAGATGGTGAGATTGTGAGAGATTTGGAACCTGTGATTGGTTATCTCCACCGCGGCACTGAAAAGCTGGCTGAAGACTTGAACTATACGCAAATTATTCCTTATACAGACCGCATGGACTACCTTGCCGCGATGTTGTCGAACTATAACTTGGTGCACTGTGTTGAAACCGCGCTAGGCTTAGAGATTCCAGAGCGGGCGGAGTACATTCGTATTATTGTTATGGAGTTGCAACGAATTGCGAGTCACTTAGTTTCCTGGGGAACGTATTTACTTGACCTTGGAGCGACAACGCCATTCCTAATTGCGTTTAAAGATCGGGAAACAATCCTTGATTTCTTTAATGAACTCAGTGGAGCTCGTTTAACGTATAACTATATGCGTGTGGGCGGCGTGAAATGGGATGTGCCAACAGGTTGGATTGAAAAAGTGACCGAATTTGTCCAGTACATGAAAAAAGAACTGGATGGCTATCATCAGTTGGCGACAGGAAATGAGATTTTCTTGCAGCGTACCGTCAACGTTGGCGTTTACAGCGCGGAAATGGCGACCGACTATGGCTTAACAGGCGTTATGGCCCGTTGCGCTGGGGTCGATTGGGACTTGCGTCGCGATGAACCGTATTCGATTTATGATCGCTTTGAATTCGATGTTCCCGTTTCAAATGATGGTGATTGTTTCTCTCGTTACATGCTTCGTTTGCTTGAGATCGAACAATCATTGCGTATTTTGGAACAAGCTTTAGAACAATTCCCGAAAGAGGGCGACATCTTGGCCAAAGTGCCGCGTGTGATTCGTCCGCCAGCTGGGGAGTGCTATACACGCATTGAAAGTTCTAAAGGAGAACTCGGTACGTACATCTATAGCGAAGGAAGAGATAAACCTTATCGATTGAAATTCCGTCGTCCATCTTTTTGTAACTTGCAGATCCTACGGGACATTTCGATCGGGGAAAGTATCGCCAATGTCGTTGCTATTTTAGCGAGCACCGATATTGTGTTAGGGGAGGTTGACGCTTAA
- the nuoH gene encoding NADH-quinone oxidoreductase subunit NuoH, translating to MGAYLAQPLTWSNALIFIISPIILLALVLGYVTYAIYAERKIQGWIQLRHGPNRLGPAGLLQTVADVLKLLIKEDVIPRLADKPLFILAPILAFVPSFAVLAVMPFTESIHFADLGVGVLYYIAVAGITTLGVMTAAWAGNNKYGIIGGMRAAAQMISYEIPLILSLVGVILMTGSLNLIEIVKKQEEMGFWFFIPQIVAFVIFIIASLAELVRTPFDLVEAEQELIASHMTEYSGFRMAFFMLAEYVYMFGMASITTVVFLGGWLPPFQFLSFIPGIVWFGLKFCAMIFFYMWLRATMPRLRADLLMQMGWKILLPLSLLNLFVTALLMEFL from the coding sequence ATGGGAGCGTATCTAGCTCAACCGTTAACCTGGAGTAATGCGCTTATATTTATTATATCGCCAATTATCTTACTGGCTCTCGTGCTTGGATATGTAACGTATGCGATCTACGCGGAACGGAAAATTCAAGGTTGGATTCAATTAAGACATGGTCCGAACCGACTAGGACCCGCTGGATTGTTGCAGACCGTTGCTGACGTATTAAAGCTATTGATAAAGGAAGACGTTATTCCAAGACTAGCGGATAAACCGCTGTTTATCTTGGCGCCGATACTCGCGTTTGTGCCTTCATTTGCCGTTTTGGCGGTTATGCCGTTTACCGAATCGATCCACTTTGCGGATCTTGGGGTCGGAGTCCTATATTATATCGCGGTCGCTGGAATTACAACGCTCGGCGTGATGACCGCAGCTTGGGCTGGAAATAACAAATATGGGATTATCGGCGGGATGCGGGCCGCTGCGCAAATGATCAGTTACGAAATTCCGTTGATCTTGTCGCTTGTCGGGGTCATCCTAATGACAGGAAGTCTGAACCTGATTGAAATTGTGAAAAAGCAAGAAGAAATGGGTTTTTGGTTTTTCATCCCGCAAATCGTGGCGTTCGTGATCTTTATCATCGCTTCGCTTGCGGAATTGGTGCGGACTCCGTTTGACTTAGTAGAAGCCGAGCAAGAATTGATTGCGAGTCATATGACAGAGTATAGTGGATTCCGAATGGCGTTCTTTATGCTTGCTGAGTACGTCTACATGTTCGGAATGGCGTCAATCACAACCGTTGTATTTTTAGGAGGATGGCTGCCACCATTCCAATTCCTATCGTTTATTCCCGGAATTGTGTGGTTCGGATTGAAGTTCTGCGCGATGATCTTCTTCTACATGTGGTTGCGGGCGACGATGCCGCGTTTGCGAGCGGACCTACTCATGCAAATGGGATGGAAGATACTCTTGCCATTGTCTCTGCTCAATCTATTTGTTACAGCCCTTCTAATGGAATTCTTATAA
- the nuoI gene encoding NADH-quinone oxidoreductase subunit NuoI produces MLGLAKGLAYTLKTLTAKKVTHAYPDEPYIMPDRFRGIQHFDPEKCIVCNQCARICPTQCIDLTGKKSEDPNKKGRVINTYDINFELCILCDLCTEVCPTEAIVMTNNFELATYSRDDLFKDMKWLHDNNTNVRKEQH; encoded by the coding sequence ATGCTAGGATTAGCAAAAGGATTAGCTTATACCTTAAAGACGTTGACGGCCAAAAAGGTAACCCATGCCTATCCGGATGAGCCATACATTATGCCGGACCGATTTCGCGGGATTCAGCACTTTGATCCGGAAAAATGCATTGTTTGTAACCAATGCGCGCGCATTTGCCCAACACAATGCATCGATTTGACTGGGAAGAAGTCAGAAGATCCGAATAAAAAAGGAAGAGTTATCAATACGTACGATATTAACTTTGAACTTTGTATTTTGTGTGACCTATGCACAGAAGTTTGCCCGACCGAAGCGATTGTGATGACGAATAACTTCGAGTTGGCGACCTACAGCCGCGACGACTTATTTAAAGATATGAAGTGGCTTCACGACAACAATACCAATGTGCGAAAGGAACAGCATTAA
- a CDS encoding NADH-quinone oxidoreductase subunit J, with protein sequence MSLQFIAFFILSLVTVGGSVFMISFGQQVIHQVIALAFSFLGIAGLFFLLDAEFVGITQILVYSGSITILMLFGIMLTRHDPEPEQTKKGPRIFSFAVVAAFFVIMFIGIQSMNIIGEPAVYSGQSNVKEIGLQLFTENVIPFELTSVLLLVAMVGAIVLAKREADDQ encoded by the coding sequence ATGAGCTTACAATTCATAGCGTTTTTTATCCTTTCATTGGTAACCGTTGGCGGATCGGTGTTTATGATTAGCTTTGGACAACAAGTTATCCATCAAGTTATCGCTTTAGCTTTTAGTTTCTTAGGAATTGCCGGGTTATTCTTTCTGTTGGACGCGGAGTTCGTTGGAATCACGCAAATTCTTGTGTACTCTGGATCGATCACGATTCTCATGTTATTCGGGATCATGTTAACGAGACATGACCCTGAACCCGAACAGACAAAAAAGGGACCTAGAATCTTCTCATTTGCTGTTGTCGCCGCTTTTTTCGTGATCATGTTCATCGGAATTCAGTCGATGAATATTATTGGCGAGCCTGCTGTTTACTCGGGTCAGTCTAATGTTAAAGAAATTGGGTTGCAATTGTTTACGGAAAATGTGATTCCTTTTGAGCTTACCTCCGTGCTACTACTCGTAGCGATGGTTGGCGCCATCGTTCTAGCCAAGAGGGAGGCGGATGATCAATGA
- the nuoK gene encoding NADH-quinone oxidoreductase subunit NuoK — protein sequence MSVPLTSYLLVALILFSVGLYGALTRRNAVIVLLSIELMLNAVNINFVAFAKYGVLANLTGQIFSLFSITLAAAEAAVGVAIIISLYRNRATVNVDEMDLLKR from the coding sequence ATGAGTGTACCTTTAACCTCATATTTACTCGTCGCGTTAATTTTGTTCAGTGTTGGACTTTATGGCGCCTTGACGAGACGTAATGCTGTGATTGTATTACTATCCATAGAATTGATGCTGAATGCGGTCAATATCAACTTTGTCGCCTTTGCTAAGTATGGTGTACTGGCTAACCTAACAGGTCAGATCTTCTCCTTGTTCAGCATCACGCTTGCGGCTGCGGAAGCGGCGGTAGGTGTGGCGATTATAATCTCCCTATACCGCAATCGCGCAACCGTTAATGTGGATGAGATGGACTTATTAAAACGTTAA